The proteins below are encoded in one region of Brevundimonas fontaquae:
- a CDS encoding amidohydrolase yields the protein MRRLFAASTMALLLAAGAAQAQVDMASVDAAVQRVMPEVVVWRRDFHQHPELGFAETRSAGVIAHHLRSLGLEVRTGVGKTGVIGVLRGARPGRTVALRADMDALPVQEATSLPFASSATGTYMGNTVPVAHACGHDMHMAMLMGAAEVLAGMKDRIAGTVVFVFQPAEEGAPPGEPKGGAALMIAEGALNDPKPEAIFGLHVVPGRPGSVFYRPKGFMAASDRVDIRLKGKQTHGAWPWRGVDVIAVAGQVVETVNTLTARTVDPTTTPTVFTIATINAGVRYNIIPDSATLSGTLRTFDTAQRDALVARAETAIDHVAEAYGATAEFGVKQNAALVFNDPGLSAWLAPVLTEAAGEGNVNPATPPTTVAEDFSYFQQVIPGVFYHLGASPDDVDPATSAPNHSPEFSPNEKVLPLGVKTHVVTALRFLERS from the coding sequence ATGCGCCGATTGTTCGCCGCCTCCACAATGGCGCTGCTGCTCGCCGCCGGCGCCGCTCAGGCTCAGGTCGATATGGCCAGCGTGGACGCCGCCGTACAGCGCGTCATGCCCGAGGTCGTCGTGTGGCGGCGCGACTTCCACCAGCATCCCGAGCTGGGCTTCGCCGAGACCCGCTCGGCCGGCGTGATCGCCCACCATCTGCGATCGCTGGGGCTGGAGGTCCGCACCGGGGTCGGCAAGACGGGGGTGATCGGCGTGCTGCGCGGCGCACGGCCGGGTCGGACGGTCGCCCTGCGCGCCGACATGGACGCCCTGCCGGTGCAGGAGGCGACGAGCCTGCCTTTCGCCTCGAGCGCGACCGGGACCTATATGGGCAATACGGTGCCGGTGGCCCACGCCTGCGGCCACGACATGCATATGGCCATGCTGATGGGCGCGGCCGAGGTGCTGGCCGGGATGAAGGACCGGATCGCCGGCACCGTGGTCTTCGTCTTCCAGCCGGCCGAGGAGGGCGCGCCGCCGGGAGAGCCCAAGGGCGGCGCGGCCCTGATGATCGCCGAAGGGGCGCTGAACGATCCCAAGCCCGAGGCCATCTTCGGCCTGCACGTCGTGCCGGGCCGTCCGGGCAGCGTCTTCTATCGGCCCAAGGGCTTCATGGCCGCCTCCGACCGCGTGGATATCCGCCTGAAGGGCAAGCAGACGCACGGCGCCTGGCCCTGGCGCGGGGTCGATGTGATCGCGGTGGCGGGCCAGGTGGTCGAGACGGTCAACACCCTGACCGCGCGCACGGTCGATCCGACCACGACCCCGACCGTCTTCACCATCGCCACGATCAACGCCGGCGTCCGCTATAATATCATCCCCGACAGCGCGACGCTGTCGGGTACGCTGCGCACCTTCGATACGGCCCAGCGCGACGCCCTGGTCGCCCGCGCCGAGACCGCCATCGACCATGTCGCCGAGGCCTACGGCGCCACCGCCGAGTTCGGCGTCAAACAGAACGCCGCCCTGGTGTTCAACGACCCCGGCCTGTCCGCCTGGCTGGCCCCGGTTTTGACCGAGGCGGCGGGCGAGGGGAACGTCAATCCCGCCACGCCCCCGACCACGGTGGCCGAGGACTTCAGCTATTTCCAGCAGGTCATCCCCGGCGTCTTCTACCATCTGGGCGCCAGCCCCGACGACGTCGATCCCGCAACCTCGGCCCCCAACCATTCGCCGGAGTTCTCACCGAACGAGAAGGTTCTGCCGCTAGGGGTGAAGACGCACGTCGTGACGGCGCTGCGGTTTTTGGAGCGGAGTTAG
- the dapE gene encoding succinyl-diaminopimelate desuccinylase: MSRASTPVIDPVELTRDLIRIPSVTPADEGAMDVLERHLTALGFTCRRLAFEGPGGEGVHARIENLYARRGTASPNLCFAGHTDVVPTGPSDQWSSQPFNAEVRDGVLYGRGAVDMKGGIAAWVAAVSQVLADGEPAGSLSFLITGDEEGPALHGTKRVVEALAAEGEVIDACVVGEPSSSQQLGDMIKVGRRGSLNTWITVHGKQGHVAYPERAANPAPVIARLMARLNDHVLDEGYENFPPSNLEITTIDIGNPATNIIPAQATARLNIRFNPSHTGDALIDWLNREAGAMQAETGLQITLEHLCSGEAFLTEPGAFVEAVQDAVEAVAGRRPEASTTGGTSDARFIRALCPVLELGLVGQTMHQIDERVPTAELETLTAVYRRVIKTVFERL, translated from the coding sequence ATGAGCCGCGCATCAACTCCCGTTATCGATCCTGTCGAACTGACTCGCGACCTGATCCGCATTCCCTCCGTCACGCCCGCCGACGAAGGGGCGATGGATGTGCTGGAGCGGCACCTGACGGCGCTGGGCTTCACCTGCCGACGCCTGGCCTTCGAGGGACCGGGGGGCGAGGGCGTCCATGCGCGGATCGAGAACCTGTATGCGCGGCGCGGGACCGCCTCGCCCAACCTCTGTTTCGCCGGCCATACGGACGTGGTCCCGACCGGCCCGTCGGATCAGTGGTCGTCGCAACCCTTCAACGCCGAGGTCAGGGACGGCGTCCTGTACGGTCGCGGCGCGGTGGACATGAAGGGCGGGATCGCCGCCTGGGTCGCCGCCGTGTCCCAGGTGCTGGCGGACGGCGAACCCGCCGGCTCCCTATCCTTCCTGATCACCGGCGACGAGGAAGGCCCGGCCCTGCACGGCACCAAGCGCGTGGTCGAGGCCCTGGCCGCCGAGGGCGAGGTCATCGACGCCTGCGTCGTCGGCGAACCCTCGTCGTCGCAACAGCTGGGCGACATGATCAAGGTCGGGCGGCGCGGCTCGCTGAACACCTGGATCACCGTCCACGGCAAACAGGGCCACGTCGCCTATCCCGAGCGCGCCGCCAACCCGGCCCCGGTGATCGCACGCCTGATGGCCCGCCTGAATGACCATGTGTTGGACGAGGGATACGAGAATTTCCCCCCGTCGAACCTCGAAATCACCACCATCGACATCGGCAATCCGGCGACCAACATCATCCCGGCCCAGGCGACGGCGCGGCTGAACATCCGCTTCAACCCCAGCCATACCGGCGACGCCCTGATCGACTGGCTGAACCGCGAGGCCGGCGCCATGCAGGCCGAGACCGGGCTTCAGATCACCCTGGAGCACCTGTGCTCGGGCGAGGCCTTCCTGACTGAGCCGGGCGCCTTCGTGGAGGCGGTTCAGGACGCGGTCGAGGCCGTGGCGGGCCGCCGCCCCGAGGCCTCCACCACCGGCGGCACCTCCGACGCCCGCTTCATCCGCGCCCTGTGCCCAGTCTTGGAACTGGGCCTGGTCGGCCAGACCATGCACCAGATCGACGAACGGGTGCCTACGGCGGAGCTGGAGACCCTGACGGCCGTCTATCGCCGGGTGATCAAGACGGTGTTTGAGCGGCTTTGA
- a CDS encoding cupin domain-containing protein encodes MPKIDIDSAPTSFGTTYPEEFAEPCKPRRRWKLGDAAGLSQFGVNLLRLPDGAWSSQRHWHAEEDEFVMVVEGEVVLIEDDGETVLRAGDCAGFKAGVPDGHKLENRSGREAVLLEVGTRSPTITPADYPDIDMVLHAGVDGYFHRDGSPYPKYPRRT; translated from the coding sequence ATGCCCAAGATCGACATCGACAGCGCGCCGACAAGCTTCGGCACCACCTATCCCGAAGAGTTCGCGGAGCCGTGCAAGCCGCGCCGCCGCTGGAAGCTGGGTGATGCGGCGGGGCTGAGCCAGTTCGGCGTCAACCTGCTGCGGCTGCCCGACGGCGCCTGGTCCAGCCAGCGCCACTGGCACGCCGAAGAGGACGAGTTCGTCATGGTGGTCGAGGGGGAGGTGGTGCTGATCGAGGACGATGGCGAGACGGTTCTGCGCGCCGGCGACTGCGCCGGGTTCAAGGCGGGCGTGCCGGACGGCCATAAGCTGGAGAACCGATCCGGCCGCGAGGCGGTTCTGCTGGAAGTCGGCACGCGCAGCCCGACGATCACCCCCGCCGACTATCCCGACATCGACATGGTGCTGCACGCCGGCGTCGACGGCTATTTCCACCGCGACGGCTCGCCCTATCCGAAATACCCAAGACGAACGTGA
- a CDS encoding restriction endonuclease, which yields MSRYRHYYEIEVSHPGLHKYRHIRGADPYVVEQKAAALRLQWDEEWRRKSDALDRQQSRYNAIAQKERMKNEAIIRTSSAEADLLALGKILAHTLSVDDRVNWDLLKDRSKFSEAAPRVPVRKPNPEKPENPARPNRAADAFKPKLDILCWLSPSRKRKALSDASARFEKAQTDWETEVQSLIRRWNDQIVEIDKDFAKASELHGLNLTKWEARKAAFFADQAEKHAIIDALAAAVEGGDEAAVTEMVDLVLGRSKYPDFINVDYELDYNSETKSLVIDFELPTPDAIPTLKEVRYVQSRNEFDEKFVSAAEKARLYDGLLYQMALRTLHEVFEADVHCHVVRVTFNGWVSYVDSATGSDQRSCILSAGVNRPDFEKIDLARVDPKDCFRALKGVAASKLIGLAPVAPLERPRAADRRFIESQDVLSDIGTETNLAAMHWEDFEHLVRQVFEAEFSSANGEVRVTQASRDGGVDAVIFDPDPIRGGKIIVQAKRYTNVVDVSAVRDLYGTVQHEGATKGILVTTSQFGPDARKFAQDKPLTLIDGGNLLFLLEKMGMKARINLAEAKELHRQAQMA from the coding sequence GTGTCGCGTTACAGGCATTACTACGAAATTGAAGTCAGTCATCCCGGCCTGCATAAATATCGGCACATACGCGGCGCCGACCCCTATGTCGTAGAACAAAAAGCTGCCGCTCTAAGGCTTCAATGGGACGAGGAGTGGCGACGGAAATCGGACGCTCTTGATCGTCAGCAAAGTCGCTACAACGCCATTGCTCAAAAAGAGCGGATGAAGAACGAGGCAATCATTCGGACATCGTCGGCAGAAGCTGACCTTTTGGCGCTGGGCAAAATTCTGGCTCACACGCTTTCCGTCGATGATCGTGTGAACTGGGATTTGTTGAAAGACAGGTCCAAATTCTCCGAGGCGGCGCCCCGTGTTCCGGTGCGAAAGCCGAACCCCGAGAAGCCCGAAAATCCGGCGAGGCCGAACCGCGCCGCTGATGCCTTTAAGCCAAAGCTCGACATCCTTTGCTGGTTGTCGCCCTCGCGGAAACGCAAAGCCCTAAGCGACGCCTCCGCACGCTTCGAAAAAGCCCAAACCGATTGGGAAACTGAGGTGCAAAGTCTTATCCGCCGCTGGAACGACCAAATCGTTGAGATCGACAAGGATTTCGCGAAAGCGAGTGAACTTCACGGGCTTAATCTGACGAAATGGGAGGCTAGGAAAGCTGCCTTCTTTGCCGACCAGGCCGAAAAGCATGCGATCATCGATGCTCTGGCCGCAGCGGTTGAGGGCGGAGACGAAGCCGCCGTCACCGAAATGGTCGATCTCGTTCTCGGACGGTCAAAGTATCCCGACTTCATCAACGTCGATTACGAACTGGACTACAACAGCGAGACGAAAAGCCTCGTCATCGACTTCGAACTGCCGACGCCGGACGCCATTCCTACCCTCAAGGAGGTCCGTTACGTCCAGAGCCGGAACGAGTTCGACGAAAAATTCGTCTCGGCCGCCGAGAAGGCCCGTCTCTACGACGGTCTGCTCTACCAGATGGCGCTACGCACTTTGCACGAGGTTTTCGAAGCCGACGTGCATTGTCATGTCGTTCGGGTCACCTTCAATGGCTGGGTCTCTTATGTCGACAGCGCGACCGGCTCGGACCAACGATCCTGTATTCTCAGCGCCGGAGTGAACCGCCCCGACTTCGAGAAAATCGACCTTGCTCGCGTCGATCCGAAGGATTGCTTCCGTGCGCTGAAGGGCGTCGCAGCCTCCAAACTCATCGGTTTGGCTCCCGTCGCTCCGTTAGAGCGTCCTCGCGCCGCCGACCGACGCTTCATCGAATCTCAAGACGTGCTCTCGGACATTGGAACCGAGACCAACCTCGCCGCCATGCACTGGGAGGACTTCGAGCATCTAGTCAGGCAGGTCTTCGAGGCGGAATTCTCATCTGCAAACGGCGAAGTGCGCGTCACCCAGGCCAGCCGGGACGGCGGCGTGGACGCTGTCATCTTTGATCCCGATCCGATCCGGGGCGGCAAGATCATCGTCCAGGCCAAACGGTACACCAATGTCGTCGATGTCAGCGCGGTGCGAGATCTCTATGGAACGGTTCAGCACGAAGGCGCGACTAAGGGCATCCTAGTGACTACGTCCCAGTTCGGACCAGATGCGAGGAAGTTCGCCCAGGACAAGCCTCTCACTCTCATCGACGGCGGAAATCTTCTGTTTCTTCTCGAAAAAATGGGCATGAAAGCCCGTATCAATCTGGCCGAGGCCAAGGAACTGCACCGTCAGGCTCAAATGGCCTGA